The following are encoded together in the Kribbella voronezhensis genome:
- a CDS encoding PhoD-like phosphatase N-terminal domain-containing protein codes for MPVSRRRFIGFGGAGTAAVLLGTGVWDASTTYAAPAGTGNPFTLGVASGDPQYSSVVLWTRLAFDPYAVDGRGGMPAKPVRVEYEVARDEQFRHIVRRSSVVATPELGHSVHPEVNGAAGP; via the coding sequence ATGCCTGTTTCACGTCGTCGGTTCATTGGTTTCGGAGGCGCCGGTACTGCGGCGGTGCTGCTCGGGACCGGTGTCTGGGACGCCTCGACCACGTATGCCGCCCCGGCCGGCACCGGCAATCCGTTCACGCTGGGCGTCGCGTCCGGCGATCCGCAGTACAGCAGTGTCGTGCTGTGGACGCGGCTGGCTTTCGACCCGTACGCCGTCGACGGTCGCGGCGGGATGCCTGCCAAGCCGGTGCGGGTGGAGTACGAGGTCGCTCGCGACGAGCAGTTCCGGCACATCGTTCGCCGGTCGAGTGTCGTCGCGACGCCTGAGCTCGGCCACTCCGTCCACCCCGAGGTCAACGGGGCTGCCGGACCATGA
- a CDS encoding aldo/keto reductase — MATDTPITRSIGDVQVSAIGLGGMPMSIEGRPDEARSIATIHAALEIGITLIDTADAYHLDSSDIGHNETLIAKALSSYGGDTSEVLVATKGGHLRPGGGAWTQDGSPEHLKQAAEDSLKRLGVEAIGLYQFHRPDPKTPYEDSIGAIRDLLDAGKIRMAGISNANPDQIRQANEILGGRLVSVQNQFSPAFRSSEPELELCDELGIAFLPWSPLGGISKAGDLGSKHPAFHQLADELGVSPQKLTLAWMLAKSPVVIPIPGASRPETIRDSYSAIDLTLTPEQVATLDAS, encoded by the coding sequence ATGGCTACTGATACCCCCATCACCCGCAGCATCGGCGACGTCCAGGTCAGCGCGATCGGGCTCGGCGGCATGCCGATGTCGATCGAGGGCCGGCCCGACGAAGCCCGGTCGATCGCGACCATCCACGCCGCCCTCGAGATCGGCATCACGCTGATCGACACGGCCGACGCGTACCACCTGGACTCCTCCGACATCGGCCACAACGAGACCCTGATCGCCAAGGCGCTCAGCTCGTACGGCGGCGACACGTCGGAGGTACTCGTCGCGACCAAGGGCGGCCACCTTCGCCCGGGCGGCGGCGCGTGGACCCAGGACGGCTCCCCGGAGCACCTGAAGCAGGCCGCCGAGGACTCGCTCAAGCGACTCGGGGTCGAGGCGATCGGGCTGTACCAGTTCCACCGGCCGGACCCGAAGACGCCGTACGAGGACTCGATCGGCGCGATCCGCGACCTGCTCGACGCGGGCAAGATCCGGATGGCCGGCATCTCCAACGCGAACCCGGACCAGATCCGGCAGGCGAACGAGATCCTCGGCGGCCGGCTGGTCTCCGTGCAGAACCAGTTCTCGCCGGCCTTCCGGTCGAGCGAGCCGGAACTCGAGCTGTGCGACGAGCTCGGCATCGCCTTCCTGCCCTGGTCACCGCTCGGCGGTATCTCGAAGGCGGGCGACCTCGGCAGCAAGCACCCGGCGTTCCACCAGCTGGCCGACGAGCTGGGCGTCAGCCCGCAGAAGCTCACGCTCGCCTGGATGCTCGCCAAGTCGCCGGTCGTCATCCCGATCCCCGGCGCCAGCCGCCCGGAGACCATCCGCGACTCCTACTCGGCGATCGACCTGACCCTCACCCCCGAGCAGGTCGCCACCCTCGACGCCTCCTGA
- a CDS encoding GNAT family N-acetyltransferase: protein MQTDDRIRRARPTDVPAIVDLVYALAEYERAPDECRLTASQLETALFGPTPAVFCHVAAAEPEGEVVGCALWFLNFSTWRGVHGIYLEDLFVSPQHRGSGLGKALLTALAQECVTNNYERLEWSVLNWNTPALDFYKSLGARPQEEWTTYRLTDEALTTLGS, encoded by the coding sequence ATGCAAACCGACGACCGAATCCGCCGCGCCCGGCCGACCGACGTACCGGCGATCGTGGATCTTGTGTACGCACTGGCTGAGTACGAGCGGGCACCGGACGAGTGCCGGCTGACGGCCAGCCAACTGGAGACTGCCCTCTTCGGTCCGACCCCCGCCGTCTTCTGCCACGTCGCCGCGGCCGAACCCGAAGGCGAGGTGGTCGGCTGCGCGCTCTGGTTCCTCAACTTCTCCACTTGGCGCGGCGTCCACGGCATTTACCTGGAAGACCTCTTCGTCAGCCCACAACACCGCGGCTCCGGCCTCGGCAAGGCCCTCCTCACCGCCCTCGCCCAGGAATGCGTCACCAACAACTACGAACGCCTCGAATGGTCCGTCCTCAACTGGAACACCCCCGCCCTCGACTTCTACAAGTCCCTGGGCGCCCGCCCCCAAGAAGAATGGACCACCTACCGCCTCACCGACGAAGCCCTCACCACTCTTGGATCCTGA
- a CDS encoding VOC family protein, translating to MPVVNSIAWFEIGTDDPAAAERFYGDVFGWKVAHDDTVSSDPAYQFFVTGDGEGMRGGLFATQGELANYAVFTVLVDDVDAACRKTEAAGGKIQRGPQVNTAGVRFAHLLDPAGNQFSVFTPPVRPAPAG from the coding sequence ATGCCTGTAGTGAACAGCATTGCCTGGTTCGAGATCGGCACCGACGACCCGGCGGCCGCCGAGCGGTTCTACGGTGACGTGTTCGGCTGGAAGGTTGCCCACGACGACACGGTGAGCAGCGACCCGGCGTACCAGTTCTTCGTCACCGGCGACGGCGAAGGGATGCGCGGTGGACTCTTCGCGACCCAGGGCGAGCTGGCCAACTACGCGGTCTTCACCGTCCTGGTCGACGACGTCGATGCGGCCTGCCGCAAGACCGAGGCTGCCGGCGGCAAGATCCAGCGGGGGCCGCAAGTCAATACCGCCGGAGTGAGGTTCGCGCACCTGCTCGATCCGGCCGGCAACCAGTTCTCGGTGTTCACCCCGCCGGTCAGGCCAGCACCAGCCGGCTGA
- a CDS encoding alkaline phosphatase D family protein encodes MSSRRLSSATPSTPRSTGLPDHEYYYRFRTGGEVSAVGRTRTTPHPFSSPRELRFAFASCNAWQDGYFTAYQHMADEDLDLVVHLGDYLYESGVKTNKRGVVTDPRFHTETFDLARYRLQYSLYKTEAPLQAAHAAHPWIHTFDDHEVENNWAGDLSQADTEPDQDPVVFRTRRAQAFQAMYENLPLRHAQMPSGPDIRYHRRLPYGRLADFTILDTRQYRSDQPCGDGDSSTCDDRFDPDNTMLGGKQREWLLNGFRTSNARWQVIGNQTPMGQTDWTPGPETHVWLDPWDGYVAERNKVLAAAQDSGVRNLVVITGDRHQNYALELKRDFADPASPTVGTEFVGTSITSGGDGADTTDQGQQFLAANPHLKFFNSQRGYVRVTADKHQWRSDFRVLPYVSKPNAPITTRASYPATWSKIANRTFSWTEISRKHRQGVVAAVAES; translated from the coding sequence GTGTCGTCGCGACGCCTGAGCTCGGCCACTCCGTCCACCCCGAGGTCAACGGGGCTGCCGGACCATGAGTACTACTACCGCTTCCGCACGGGCGGTGAGGTCTCGGCTGTCGGGCGTACCCGAACCACGCCGCATCCGTTCAGCTCACCCCGTGAACTGCGCTTCGCGTTCGCCTCGTGCAACGCCTGGCAGGACGGGTACTTCACGGCGTACCAGCACATGGCCGACGAGGACCTCGACCTGGTCGTGCATCTCGGCGACTACCTCTACGAGTCCGGTGTGAAGACCAACAAGCGCGGTGTCGTGACGGACCCACGATTCCACACGGAGACCTTCGACCTGGCGCGCTACCGGCTGCAGTACTCCCTCTACAAGACCGAGGCGCCCCTGCAAGCCGCGCACGCCGCGCACCCGTGGATCCACACCTTCGACGACCACGAGGTGGAGAACAACTGGGCCGGCGACCTGTCACAGGCCGATACCGAGCCGGACCAGGACCCCGTCGTCTTCCGCACGCGCCGGGCCCAGGCGTTCCAGGCGATGTACGAGAACCTGCCGCTGCGGCACGCGCAGATGCCCTCGGGGCCGGACATCCGGTACCACCGGCGTCTCCCCTACGGCCGCCTGGCCGACTTCACCATTCTCGACACCCGCCAGTACCGCTCGGACCAGCCCTGCGGTGACGGCGACTCGTCGACCTGCGACGACCGGTTCGACCCGGACAACACGATGCTCGGCGGCAAGCAGCGCGAGTGGTTGCTGAACGGCTTCCGTACGTCGAACGCCCGCTGGCAGGTGATCGGCAATCAGACCCCGATGGGACAGACCGACTGGACGCCGGGCCCGGAAACCCATGTCTGGCTGGATCCCTGGGACGGATATGTTGCCGAGCGCAACAAGGTGCTCGCGGCGGCGCAGGACAGCGGCGTCCGCAATCTCGTCGTCATCACCGGCGACCGGCACCAGAACTACGCCCTCGAGCTCAAGCGCGATTTCGCCGATCCCGCTTCACCCACGGTCGGCACCGAGTTCGTCGGTACGTCGATCACCAGCGGCGGCGACGGCGCGGACACCACCGACCAGGGTCAGCAGTTCCTCGCCGCCAATCCGCACCTCAAGTTCTTCAACTCCCAGCGCGGCTACGTCCGCGTCACCGCCGACAAGCACCAGTGGCGATCGGACTTCCGCGTCCTCCCCTACGTCAGCAAGCCGAACGCCCCGATCACCACTCGCGCCAGCTACCCAGCTACGTGGTCGAAGATCGCGAACCGCACGTTCAGCTGGACTGAGATTTCGCGGAAACACCGACAGGGGGTTGTCGCGGCGGTCGCCGAGAGTTGA
- a CDS encoding helix-turn-helix transcriptional regulator, translating into MNRTDRLYALVEELRAVAPRARSARRLAERFEVSVRTIERDISALQQSGVPIYAEAGRTGGYCLDKARTLPPVNLTPGEAVALALGLRRLGGTPFSSVAGSALRKLVAAMQTDDAAAAHELAERVHLFADEAEPVTAVPRLVADALSTRRVLRIAYADRAGAVTTREIEPLGYVGKAAQWYLIAWCRRRDAVRVFRTDRITSVTVTAETPAPRSLRREDLDIPDGKISRLVLA; encoded by the coding sequence GTGAATCGTACGGACCGGCTCTACGCCCTGGTGGAGGAGCTCCGGGCGGTCGCGCCCCGGGCGCGGAGCGCGCGACGGCTGGCTGAGCGCTTCGAGGTCAGCGTGCGCACGATCGAGCGGGACATCAGCGCTCTGCAGCAGTCGGGCGTCCCGATCTACGCCGAGGCGGGCCGCACCGGCGGCTATTGCCTCGACAAGGCGCGCACGCTGCCGCCGGTGAACCTGACGCCGGGCGAAGCCGTCGCGCTGGCCCTGGGGCTGCGCCGGCTCGGCGGTACTCCGTTCAGCTCGGTGGCGGGTTCGGCGCTGCGCAAGCTCGTCGCCGCGATGCAGACCGACGACGCCGCGGCGGCGCACGAGCTGGCGGAGCGCGTGCACCTCTTTGCCGACGAGGCAGAGCCCGTGACCGCAGTACCGCGGCTGGTGGCTGACGCACTCTCCACCCGCCGCGTCCTGCGCATCGCGTACGCCGATCGCGCCGGTGCCGTGACGACCCGCGAGATCGAGCCGCTCGGCTATGTCGGCAAGGCCGCCCAGTGGTACCTGATCGCCTGGTGCCGGCGCCGGGATGCCGTGCGGGTCTTCCGGACCGACCGCATCACCTCCGTCACGGTCACCGCCGAAACACCCGCGCCGCGTTCGCTGCGCCGAGAGGACCTCGACATCCCTGACGGGAAGATCAGCCGGCTGGTGCTGGCCTGA
- a CDS encoding diguanylate cyclase domain-containing protein → MQNEPTVRMTAVRRLYEVSARMGAGRSLAETLQAVVDGVVDGLGFGIAVLNLRHPDGKFEVIAVAGSPEAKKALLGTVSAADIFDAEFDIADKWGGLRFVPHERLPEGEVIGWVPEIPVPTDPDAWHPLDALFAPLHSPDGELVGMLSVDLPEDQRRPGQIHRELLEIFATQAGLAIDKARLTDQLLAEKARLEASETTFRLVFEGAGNGMATIAFDGPESGRILRVNHAFCRITGYTPNQLIGTVLVDYLREEDAGQTSREIELLSAGHGPYRFERTFRRTDGNDIWLGGTAAIVDQGKDQPRIVLIQIDDVTARKDAERELQHHAAHDPLTGLPNRRLLQHRFNSALQRSRQTGRRGVLLFCDLNHFKQVNDKYGHEAGDRALREIADRLLTEVRHGDTVARLGGDEFAILAEDIDGDDLDVLMRRIDESISKPLDGIDVPVTASIGTAVVSPYASDLNELLRTADNAMYEAKRHRSH, encoded by the coding sequence GTGCAGAACGAGCCCACTGTGCGGATGACGGCTGTACGCCGTCTGTACGAGGTGAGCGCCCGGATGGGCGCCGGGCGAAGCCTGGCCGAAACCCTGCAGGCAGTGGTCGACGGTGTCGTGGACGGTCTCGGCTTCGGGATCGCCGTGCTGAACCTGCGACACCCCGACGGCAAGTTCGAGGTGATCGCGGTCGCCGGGTCACCCGAGGCCAAGAAGGCGCTGCTGGGTACGGTCAGCGCGGCCGACATCTTCGACGCCGAGTTCGACATCGCGGACAAGTGGGGCGGGCTCCGGTTCGTCCCGCACGAGCGGTTGCCGGAGGGCGAGGTGATCGGCTGGGTGCCGGAGATCCCGGTGCCGACCGACCCCGACGCGTGGCATCCGCTGGACGCGTTGTTCGCACCGCTGCACTCGCCCGACGGCGAACTGGTCGGGATGTTGTCGGTGGACCTGCCGGAGGACCAGCGCAGGCCTGGACAGATCCATCGCGAACTGCTCGAGATCTTCGCCACCCAGGCCGGACTGGCGATCGACAAGGCCCGGCTGACCGACCAGTTGCTGGCCGAGAAGGCCCGGCTGGAAGCCAGCGAGACGACCTTCCGGCTGGTCTTCGAAGGGGCCGGCAACGGGATGGCCACGATCGCCTTCGACGGACCGGAGTCGGGCCGCATCCTGCGGGTCAACCACGCGTTCTGCCGGATCACCGGCTACACCCCGAACCAGCTGATCGGCACCGTCCTGGTCGACTACCTGCGCGAGGAGGACGCCGGCCAGACCAGTCGCGAGATCGAACTGCTCAGCGCCGGTCACGGACCGTACCGGTTCGAGCGGACGTTCCGGCGTACGGACGGCAACGACATCTGGCTCGGTGGCACCGCCGCGATCGTTGACCAAGGCAAGGATCAGCCGCGGATCGTGCTGATCCAGATCGACGACGTGACAGCCCGCAAGGACGCCGAACGCGAACTGCAGCACCACGCGGCCCACGATCCACTCACCGGCCTGCCGAACCGGCGACTCCTGCAGCACCGGTTCAACTCGGCACTGCAGCGATCGCGGCAGACCGGACGGCGCGGAGTGCTGCTCTTCTGCGATCTCAACCATTTCAAGCAGGTCAACGACAAGTACGGCCACGAGGCCGGCGACCGGGCTCTGCGGGAGATCGCGGATCGCCTACTCACCGAAGTACGGCACGGTGACACGGTGGCCCGCCTCGGCGGCGACGAGTTCGCCATCCTCGCCGAAGACATCGACGGCGACGACCTCGACGTCCTGATGCGCCGCATCGACGAGTCCATCAGCAAACCCCTCGACGGCATCGACGTCCCCGTCACCGCCAGCATCGGCACCGCCGTCGTCAGCCCCTACGCCTCCGACCTCAACGAACTCCTCCGCACCGCCGACAACGCCATGTACGAAGCCAAACGCCACCGCAGCCACTGA
- a CDS encoding tetratricopeptide repeat protein produces MEDMRALSYGIGQQYFDERDYRGAIRALLPVVEETPEDVGTRLLLARAYFHSALLKPAAEHLQEVIDRAPTESYAHLMMARTLERLSRPDEAAKHRRIAAALTGDDSLLASHSLRAQS; encoded by the coding sequence ATGGAGGACATGCGCGCGTTGAGTTACGGAATCGGCCAGCAGTACTTCGACGAGCGGGACTACCGTGGCGCGATCCGGGCCCTGCTGCCCGTCGTCGAGGAGACCCCGGAAGACGTCGGCACCCGGCTGCTGCTGGCTCGCGCCTACTTTCACAGCGCCCTCCTCAAACCGGCCGCGGAGCACTTGCAAGAGGTCATCGACCGGGCGCCGACCGAGTCGTACGCCCACCTGATGATGGCGCGCACGCTCGAACGCCTCAGTCGCCCCGACGAGGCCGCGAAGCACCGCCGAATCGCCGCCGCTCTGACCGGCGACGACTCCCTGCTCGCTTCCCACAGCCTCCGCGCCCAGTCCTGA